The sequence below is a genomic window from Sorangiineae bacterium MSr12523.
TCCCCCAGACCAAGTCGATCGTCCTGGCCGGCAGCGACAATGCATCGCTGGGCTTCGAGCTGGTTGCGCTCCCCGCACCCGGCGCCAAGGAGAAAGAGGGCGGCGGCAGTGCCCTTCCCTACGTGGCGTGGGGTTTGACCGGAGCGCTCGCCGTTGGTGCGGGTGTTACGGGGTATTTGGCCCTCAGGGCCAACGCGGATCAGAACGACATCATCGATCGTCCCGGGGCAACCAGCGGCCAGGTGGAGGACGCCCGAGACAAGACGCGAACGTTTTCCATCGCGGCCGATTGTTTGGTCGCAGCCACGGTCCTCACGGGGGGCATTGCGCTCTATTTCAGCTTGCGCAAATCCGACAAGGCGGCTTCCGGAGAGACGGCCGCCCGCGTGACCCCGGGCGGCATCAGCATCGTCGGCCGCTTTTGAACGGGCGAGCACGATTCTCGAACAGGAAGAAGGAAACCGCCAGGGCGCCAGGGGCCGCCAGGATCGCCAACTGAACCAACATAAATCCCTAAAAGTCGAGAGTTTATTGTTGGTTCACCTGGCGATCCTGGCGCCTCTCTTTTGGCGTCCTGGCGGTTTCCTCTTCTCTTGGTGACGCTCGCTGACTTTAGCGCCCCAGCTAACGGAACTCCCCGGCGGAAATGGCTCGGAGCGGATCGGAGAGGCGATCGCGAACATCGCGCAGGAACTTGCCGGCTGCGCGCCCGTCGAGGGCGCGATGATCGAAGGTCAGTGCGAGATAAGCCATATTGCGGACGGTGAGCTCGTCGTCGACGACGGCGGGCCGGCGTGTGGGGCGATTCAATGCCAGAATCGCCACCTGCGGAGCATTGAGCAGCGGCGTCGCGAGCAAACCGCCACCGTGCCCGGCAAAGGTCACGGTGAACGTCGCCCCCGCGAGATCGGCCGGTTTGAGGCGACGCTCGTGCGCTTCGGTGGCCAGCGACACGAGACGCTCTTCGAGTTGGTCGAGCGTGAACGTTTGGGCGTCGGCGAGAACGGGAACCAGCAGCGCATCGTTCGTTTGCACGGCGACGCCGACGTGGACATCGTCGTACGCCAGCAGCTCGTTCCGCCCTTCGTCGAAGACGGCATTCGCCAGCGGCGTTTCTCCAAATGACGCAATAGCAGCCTGGATCAGGAATGGGATGTAGCCAACCCCCGAGGCCCCTTGAATGCGATCGAGCGTCGTGAGGTCGGCCTCCTCGACCACGGTGACCGAGGGAATGCGCTGGGCGAAGGTCAGATGCTCCGCGGCCGCCCGTCGCGCTCCGCTCAAAGGGATGCGCTGGTGAGTGCCCTTCGGGGGCATGAACGACAGCGGCTGGACCGACGACGGTGGCGGCGGCGGCGGCGGAAAGCTCGAGAGAAGCCCGGCGTACTCGCCCTCGTTGTGGGACGCAAACCGCACCGTCTCCTCGAAACGAGCCTCGTTTGCCTGGTCCGCCGCACCAATGTCGACGAGGATGCTACCCACCGCAACGACTTGCTCGGGCGCGGCAAAGATGCGCCGGACGATGCCGCCGCATGGCGCCGGAATGTCCACCGTGGCCTTGTCGGTCAGCACGGCGAGCATCGGCGTCTCGGGCTCGATGTGTTCTCCCTCGCGCACGTACCAATTTACGATGGATGCCCGGCTGATGCCCTCACCGAGATCGGGCAGACGATACAACGTTCCCATCTTTCCATTCTCCCAAAGCGCGTTTGACGGCATGAACGACGCGCGCCACGTTCGGCCGGTGATGTTCTTCGAGTTCGGGAAAGGGGTACGGCACATCGAAGCCGCAGACCCGTTGAATGGGAGCACGCAGGCGGACGTCCCTGCTTTCGGCGATGCGTGCCACCACTTCGCTGGCCACGCTGCACGATCGCGCGGCCTCCTGAATGACGATGATCCTCCCCGATGCGCACGCCCGCAACATCCCGATTTCGTCGAGGGGTGAGAGCGTGCGCAAATCGCATACGTGGCATTCGATACCGCGCTGGGCCACGAGCTCCGCCGTGTTGACGGCTACGTCGACCATGCCGCCCCACGCAATCAAGGTAACGTCTTTGCCGGTTCGTACCGTGCGCACCCTGCCCAGCGGCGTCGTATGATCGCCATCGGGCACCTCGCCCTCGAGCGAGCGATAGAGCTTCTTGGGCTCCAAGAAAACGACGGGATCCGGATCGCGAATGGCGGATGCCAGGAGGCCTTTGGCATCGGCCGGGGTGGAAGGAACGACGACCTTGAGGCCCGCGGTATGGCAAAAATAGGCTTCGGGCGACTCCGAGTGGAGCTCCGGCGCGCGAACGCCGCCGCCGCTGGGCATGCGCAGCACCATGGGCATGCTCACCTTGCCCCGCGTTCGCCAGCGATAGCGACTCACGTGCGCGATGATCTGATTCATCGCCGGATACGAGAACGAATCGAATTGTATCTCGCAGACGGGACGCAGCCCGGCCATGCAAAGTCCCACCGCGGTGCCCACCATGCCCGCCTCGGAAACCGGGGTGTCGAAAACCCGCTCCGCGCCGAATTCGCGCTGCAGGCCTGCCGTCGCTCGAAAGACGCCGCCCGAGCGCCCGATGTCCTGTCCCAATAGAACGATGCTCGGATCGCGCGACATCTCTTCGCGCAACGCCGCGTTGATGGCTCGAACGAAGGTGAGAACGCTCATCGTGCCCGCCTTGTCGCCTTGTCGGCCAAGCGGCGCACGAGCTCACGATCGAGCGCGAGTGCGGGTGGAACCTCCGCCAGGGTGTTCTCGAAGAGCAGATCCACGTCAGCGGCGGGCATGGCCTCCGCCTCGGCGATGGCCTCGTTCATGCGGTCGCGCGCCTCACCGTGGAATGCGGCGAGTTGCTCGTGAAGGGCAATGCCATCGCGCACGAGTCGTGCTGCGAACGCCTCGACGGGATCGTGCTCGCGTGCCCGTGCCATTTGTGCTTCGTCGCGGTACTCGCCCGCGTCGTCCGAGACGGCGTGTCCAGAAGGGCGGTACGTGACGCATTCGATCAACGTGGGCCCCTGGCCGCGACGTGCACGCTCGGCCGCGTGGTGCACGGCCTCGTACACCGCAACGACGTCGTTCCCATCGACGCGCTCCGCGGGGATGCCATAGCCCGCGCCCTTGTCGGCAATCCGCGCGGCGCGCGTTTGTTTCTCCAGCGGCGTGCTGATGGCCCATTGGTTGTTGCTGCAAAGGAGGACCACCGGCGCCTCGGTCAGTGCCGCGAAGTTTGCCCCCTCGTGGAAATCTCCTTCCGACGTGGCACCATCGCCGAAAAAGACGAGGGCGACCGTATCGCGCCCGCGCAGCCGCTCTCCCCACGCGAAACCCGCGGCGTGCGATATATGCGATCCCACGGGAACACTGAGTGGGGCAACGCGATGAAGATGCGGATCCCAAAAGCCGCAATGGTGCCCGCGGGCGGCGGCGAAAAGAATCGAGGGGGACAATCCGCGAAGCATTCCCACACCGCCTTCACGGTACGAGGGAAATATCCAATCGGTGGGGCGGAGTGCTCGCGCCGCGCCCACCTGAACGGCCTCGTGCCCGCGGAGCAATGGCCAATTGCCAACACGGCCGTGCCGATGAAAGACGACCAACCGTTCGTCGAACGTGCGAAGAAGAATCATGCATCGCGCGAGGTCCAGCAATAGTTCGTTGGAAAAAGCCAATTCCACGCGATTCATTCGGCGACTCTCTGGTTGTTGCCTTGGCGACTGGAATTGAAATGCGTTTGCGCAATCTTTCAATATCCCAACGGGATGATGCTAAATGATTCGATTGTATGGACGCGCGCAATGAAATTCATTCGTCGAAGTTAATCCATCTCTCGGCTCAGGAGCGGCGTGCACGTATTCTTCTCTTCATCGAGGAATGCGTGGGGTCGATGCTCGGTGCCGCAGGGCCTCTTCCTGAATCCATTCCGCGCAAGAAACCATTGCGTGAAATGGGCGTCGATTCCTTCATGGCCGTACGTCTTCGACATGCGCTTCAAGACGCGTCGGGCGAACGCCTTCCCGCGTCGCTCCTTTTCAATTATTCCACCATCGAAGCTCTGGCCGAGCATCTCACCGTGCGATGGGCGTCGGCTCGCCCGGCGATGGCCTCCCTGCGCGGTTCGGAGATCGTCGCCCGTTTGAAGGATATGTCCGAGGATGAAGCGCAGACCTTTCTTGCTGCCGTGAAGTCCTGACTCGGAGAGATTCACTTTTTCCAGGGGTCGTCCTTGTCGAGCGCGTGCGTGGGGCCCGACGGTTCCACCACCCTCGGCGATGGAGGAGGAGGAGGTGACGGTGACGCGGGGGGCGGCGGCGGCGCTGGCGAGATCGGCGCGGCGACCGGCACCGGCGCCACGCGCGCTCTTGCTGCTTGCGGTCGCGCCTGTGCGGCGGGCGTGGGAGGCGCAGGAGCTGCGGCCCGGCGTTCTTTTTCCAAGGTCACCTCCACGTGGACGCTCGAGGCCCCGAACTTCACATCCGACGTTTTCGCGGAAAAACCCGGAGATTCCGCGCGAATCTTGTGCTCGCGACCGTCCTGCGGGAAGGTTCCTCGCGGCGGCCGCCCAAGCAAAAGGACGTCGTCGACGAACACCTGCGCATTGGTCGGAGATACATCGAAGGTGAGCTCCGTCATTGGCGCCGTCGCCAAAACGGGTGCGGCCGATGCGCTCGCCGCGACCTCCGGCGCCCCTGCCGAGGGAGCGCGCGCAATGAGCGCCGCTGCGACGATGCCCACAGCTATCGCCGCCCCCGCCCCTGCCAACCCCCAATTCGTCCGTGATGGGCGCGCCGGGACGCTGGGGGGCAACGGAATGGCGTCGACTTCGACCGTTCCCGTCGCCGTCGATGGCTCCAGGCGCGGCAGTTGGGCCACATGGGTGATCCCCGTCATGCTCGGGCTGGCGGAGAGGCGCGCCTCGATGGTCGCCTTCACCTCGCGCCGGCGTTCCGCGAAGGCCTTGCTCACCATGTCCGCGACCCCCGCCGAGGTAGCACCGCCGAGCGATGCAATCACGCGTTCCAGCTCCGCGTGCAGTGCGATGGCCGTCGGATACCGCGCGGCGGGATCGGCCGCCATCGCTTTTTGGCAGATGCGCACCAGCTCCGGAGGGATACCCCGCTGGGGCAATGGCGGTGGAATGTCGCGTCCTGCGAGGGCGTGAAGTGCTGCAACCTCGCTCGTTCCCGCCCAGAGACGCTTGCCCGTGACGACGCGCCACAAGATGGCGCCCACCGAAAAAATGTCGGCGCGCCGATCGAGCTGGCCCGACATGGCCTGCTCCGGCGACATGTACGCGAGCTTACCCTTGATGATGCCAACCTCGGTGCGGCTCTTCGAGTCGCTCGCTTTGGCGATGCCGAAGTCGAGCAGTTTGGTCGTGCCCTCGTAGGTCAGAAAGATGTTCTGCGGCGACACGTCCCGGTGAACGACGTTCAGCGGTGTACCGTCGAAGTCTTTGAGCTCGTGGGCGAAATGGAGTCCGACGCACGCGTCGGCGATGGCCCGGAGCACCAGATTCAGCGGGCGCTTGTCGGCGGGGATGCGGCGCAGCACGTCGTCGAGGCTGTGGCCCTCGAGGTACTCCATGGCCATGAAGTACCGAGAGCCATCGAACCCGACCTCGTTCGTTTGCGCGACATTGGGATGATTGATCCGGGCGGAGAGCCGCGCTTCCTCCAGAAACATGGCGCAAAAATCAGCTTCTTCGGCCAGCGAAGCACGCAGGAACTTCAGCACTTGCAACTTGTTGAAGTTTCCGGGCCCTTGAATGACCGCGAGCACGACATCGGACATTCCACCGTGTCCGAGTTCGAAGATGAGACGATAGCGTCCTGCGGTGCCCGGAGCGCTGGGGACGACGAGTGATGACCGCGCGGAGGACGGCCCCTGCGCCATCTCGATCGGAACTTCTGCGGAATGCCTGCTCACTCGATCGTTCAATCGGGGACGATACTAGCATGATCTGCATTGCCGATTATCGGGCAATTTAGCCGGGCAACTATGGTTCTCATCCGGGAAACAAAAGATCTCGAATATGAAATCAATGATTCTCGATGGGTGAATTCTTCCTCCAAAGTCGCATTTCGAATGCGCGACTCGTGTCATGGGGATGTCCCTGCGCCAACGCATTCATGATTGGGGTGCGCCGGGCGATGGCATTGCGGCCATCACTCGCTCCAAGGATCGCCGGTATCGATCGTGGCACGGGCCGAGGCGGGCCTGTGCACTGCGGGCTTCGACGGCGGTGACGCGGGCGGAATCGCGGGCGCGCTCTCTGCGGTGGCCGCGTTGGGCGGCGGGGCGGAGGCGACGCGTGCACGATTCATTGGCGCGTGCACCGGGGCGGGCGGAGGCGGCGTGGCGGCCGCTTGGTACCGCTCCTTCTCGAGAACCACCTCGACGTGAAGGTTTGCGCTGCCGAACGCCACCTCGAGGAACTTGGTCGCGAAACCGGCGGCCTGGACGCGCACCACGTGCGAGCGATCATCGCGTGGGAATGCACCGTGCGGCGGCCGTCCGATCAAGAAAATGTCATCGACGAAAACCTGCGCCTGGGGCGGCGACACGTCGAACGTGACCTCGCTCTGGAGCACGGCGGCCGCCGGCGGCGTCGTTTCGGTGGCCGCAGCAATGGGACGAGGCCCGTCCGGCGCCCCTCCCGGCGCACGGGTCACGACGACGGCTGCCGCCACGAGTCCCAGCGCCACGGCGACGCCCGCCCCCACGAGACCCCAATGGACCCGGCGTCGGAACGCTGGCAGCGGCGTCGACGACGACGGCGGCGCAACGTCCATCTCCGGTGGAGGTGCCGTCGACGGCAGCAACCGCGGAAGCTGGGCGGTCTCGATCGCCGGAATGCTCTGCGTCGAGGTGGAGAGGCGCGCGTCGATGGCGGCTCGCACCTCCTGCCGGCGCTCGGCGAAGGCCTTGCTGACCATGTCGCCGACATCGGCCGACGTGGCACCGCCGAGCGACGCAATCAGCGCTTCGAGATCGACCCGCAGCGCGGTGGCCGTGGGGTAGCGCTCCGCCGGATCGCAGGCCATCGCCTTCTTGCAAATGCGAATGAGCTCGGCCGGGGTTCCTCGCGAGGCTATCGGCGGTGGAATCTCGCGCGACGCGAGCGAATGCAGCGCCGCCACCTCCGTGGCGCCCGCCCAGAGGCGCCGCCCGCTGATGATGCGCCACAGAATCGCCCCCATCGAGTACACGTCCGCCCGCCGATCGAGCTGGCCAGTCGACATGGCTTGCTCCGGCGACATGTACGCGAGCTTTCCTTTGATGATGCCGACCTCGGTCCGACTGTGCGAGTCGCTCGCCTTGGCGATGCCGAAGTCGAGCAACTTCGTCGTGCCCTCGTAGGTCAGAAAGATGTTCTGCGGCGACACGTCGCGGTGAACCACCTTCAACGGTGTGCCGTCGAAGTCTTTGAGCTCGTGCGCGAAGTGCAGGCCCAGGCAGGCATCGGCGATGGCGCGAAGCACCACGGCGAGCGGTCGCTTTTCGGCTGGGACGCGGCGCAGCACGTCGTCCAAGCTCTGCCCCTCCAGGTACTCCATGGCCATGAAGTACCGAGAGCCGTCGAAACCGACCTCGTTCGTTTGCGCCACGTTGGGGTGATTGATGCGCGCCGAAAGCCGAGCCTCCTCCAGGAACATCGTGCAAAAGTCGGCTTCTTGGGCCAGGGACGAACGGAGGAACTTCAACACCTGCAGCTTGTTGAAGTTGCCCGGGCCCTGGATGACGGCGAGCACGACATCGGACATTCCGCCGCGTCCGAGCTCGAAGATGAGGCGGTACCGCCCAACGACGCCCCCTCCGGCGGCACGCGCCGGGGCTGCCGCGCTCGAAAGCATGGCGACCGGCCGAATTGGCGATTCAGGGTTTTGCGCAATCTCGATCGGGATATCCACCGACTGATTGTTCAAGTGATCATCCAAGCACGGTGAGCCTAGCACCGTCGACGTTGCTTTCAGGCGCCGGAGAGCCACATTTCGACCGAGAAGGCGCAGATCTCCAATGCGTAAACAGGAAATCTTCCAATCGAGAGAATAATCCGTTCCACATCGTATTTCAGCTCACCGGTAGGGCGTCCGTGCGATATCTCCGCGCCACCGAAGCCTAGCGACGCGCATGAGATGCAATGAGATGCCATGAGGCCGAGCGTGACAGAGCGCCCCAGCGGTGCGAAACAGCGCCATGTTCGCACGCGCCATTCACGCGCCCGCGCGCGAAGCTGCGGCGTCTCGTCGTGGTGCCCGGCATTGGGTCCACAAGATGCAGCGCGCACGTCATCATGATGCGCACAATCTTTGGATGCCTATTGGGATTGGCCGGGCTCGTTGGTGTGGCGTCGTGCTCCTCGCAACATCGCAACACCGCGGCCGTCGGAACGACGCAAACCACCAGCGGTACCATCGTTCCGAGCAAGGTCGCCGTCCAGTACGTCGCGGCGACGCGATGCAACCGCGAACACGTGTGCAATCAGATTGGGGCCGGCAAGCGTTACGACTCCGTCGAAACGTGCACGCGCGAATCTTGGCGTGACACCCACGCCGAATTGGGCGTCGAACGATGCCCCAACGGTGTCCACGAGTCCGCCCTCGACAAATGCCTCTACGACATTGGGACGGAAGTGTGCTCGACCTCCGTCGCCAACGTGCAACGCGTGGCTACGTGCCGCCGCGAGATGCTCTGCCCTTGACGTCTACCACCAGGTAATGTGGTACGTGCAGCTCGCATCGCCCCGTTTGCGGCACGAGCCCGACGCGTGTTCCACCAACGCATGGGGCTCGTAGCGGCGCGCGATGAAGAATTGCGCGCCGCGCTGCATGTCGCACGGCACCCAATTGTCGCATTCGAGGGCGATGAAATTCTCGCCGGGCTCGCCGTGGTATCGGATATGCCCGATTCCCTCGAGCATCCGCCCCGAGGTGGGATCGTACATCGGCTGCCCCCCCTTTCGGTGGGAAGCGTGAAAGCGGGCATCCGCCATGGCAAAGGCCGTGTGAATGTCTTCCCCGCCCGGATCGCCTTTTCGGGAACTCACGTGTCGATAGATGAGCTTCTGGAGCTCGAAGGTCTTCGTGGAGCCATCCACCGCCGCAATCTCATGGAGCGCGCGGGCGTAGGGCACCACGGGCCACCACGGGCCGGGATTGAGGACGAGCCCTTGCTCCGTGAATCGACCCAACCCGTGATCGGCATAGATTCGACGAGCCTTCTCCGTGAGCAAAGGCACGACGCGTCCGATATCGCGAACCTTGACCTCGACGTCGGCCAACTCCAGCCGATAGACGCTCGCAAGGCCAGGACGCACGGCCTCGTCGCCCGTTCCCT
It includes:
- a CDS encoding alpha-ketoacid dehydrogenase subunit beta, which codes for MSVLTFVRAINAALREEMSRDPSIVLLGQDIGRSGGVFRATAGLQREFGAERVFDTPVSEAGMVGTAVGLCMAGLRPVCEIQFDSFSYPAMNQIIAHVSRYRWRTRGKVSMPMVLRMPSGGGVRAPELHSESPEAYFCHTAGLKVVVPSTPADAKGLLASAIRDPDPVVFLEPKKLYRSLEGEVPDGDHTTPLGRVRTVRTGKDVTLIAWGGMVDVAVNTAELVAQRGIECHVCDLRTLSPLDEIGMLRACASGRIIVIQEAARSCSVASEVVARIAESRDVRLRAPIQRVCGFDVPYPFPELEEHHRPNVARVVHAVKRALGEWKDGNVVSSARSR
- a CDS encoding serine/threonine protein kinase, with protein sequence MNNQSVDIPIEIAQNPESPIRPVAMLSSAAAPARAAGGGVVGRYRLIFELGRGGMSDVVLAVIQGPGNFNKLQVLKFLRSSLAQEADFCTMFLEEARLSARINHPNVAQTNEVGFDGSRYFMAMEYLEGQSLDDVLRRVPAEKRPLAVVLRAIADACLGLHFAHELKDFDGTPLKVVHRDVSPQNIFLTYEGTTKLLDFGIAKASDSHSRTEVGIIKGKLAYMSPEQAMSTGQLDRRADVYSMGAILWRIISGRRLWAGATEVAALHSLASREIPPPIASRGTPAELIRICKKAMACDPAERYPTATALRVDLEALIASLGGATSADVGDMVSKAFAERRQEVRAAIDARLSTSTQSIPAIETAQLPRLLPSTAPPPEMDVAPPSSSTPLPAFRRRVHWGLVGAGVAVALGLVAAAVVVTRAPGGAPDGPRPIAAATETTPPAAAVLQSEVTFDVSPPQAQVFVDDIFLIGRPPHGAFPRDDRSHVVRVQAAGFATKFLEVAFGSANLHVEVVLEKERYQAAATPPPPAPVHAPMNRARVASAPPPNAATAESAPAIPPASPPSKPAVHRPASARATIDTGDPWSE
- a CDS encoding 2-oxo acid dehydrogenase subunit E2 codes for the protein MGTLYRLPDLGEGISRASIVNWYVREGEHIEPETPMLAVLTDKATVDIPAPCGGIVRRIFAAPEQVVAVGSILVDIGAADQANEARFEETVRFASHNEGEYAGLLSSFPPPPPPPSSVQPLSFMPPKGTHQRIPLSGARRAAAEHLTFAQRIPSVTVVEEADLTTLDRIQGASGVGYIPFLIQAAIASFGETPLANAVFDEGRNELLAYDDVHVGVAVQTNDALLVPVLADAQTFTLDQLEERLVSLATEAHERRLKPADLAGATFTVTFAGHGGGLLATPLLNAPQVAILALNRPTRRPAVVDDELTVRNMAYLALTFDHRALDGRAAGKFLRDVRDRLSDPLRAISAGEFR
- a CDS encoding DUF6184 family natural product biosynthesis lipoprotein, giving the protein MMRTIFGCLLGLAGLVGVASCSSQHRNTAAVGTTQTTSGTIVPSKVAVQYVAATRCNREHVCNQIGAGKRYDSVETCTRESWRDTHAELGVERCPNGVHESALDKCLYDIGTEVCSTSVANVQRVATCRREMLCP
- a CDS encoding 3-methyl-2-oxobutanoate dehydrogenase; its protein translation is MNRVELAFSNELLLDLARCMILLRTFDERLVVFHRHGRVGNWPLLRGHEAVQVGAARALRPTDWIFPSYREGGVGMLRGLSPSILFAAARGHHCGFWDPHLHRVAPLSVPVGSHISHAAGFAWGERLRGRDTVALVFFGDGATSEGDFHEGANFAALTEAPVVLLCSNNQWAISTPLEKQTRAARIADKGAGYGIPAERVDGNDVVAVYEAVHHAAERARRGQGPTLIECVTYRPSGHAVSDDAGEYRDEAQMARAREHDPVEAFAARLVRDGIALHEQLAAFHGEARDRMNEAIAEAEAMPAADVDLLFENTLAEVPPALALDRELVRRLADKATRRAR
- a CDS encoding acyl carrier protein; the protein is MLGAAGPLPESIPRKKPLREMGVDSFMAVRLRHALQDASGERLPASLLFNYSTIEALAEHLTVRWASARPAMASLRGSEIVARLKDMSEDEAQTFLAAVKS
- a CDS encoding serine/threonine protein kinase is translated as MSRHSAEVPIEMAQGPSSARSSLVVPSAPGTAGRYRLIFELGHGGMSDVVLAVIQGPGNFNKLQVLKFLRASLAEEADFCAMFLEEARLSARINHPNVAQTNEVGFDGSRYFMAMEYLEGHSLDDVLRRIPADKRPLNLVLRAIADACVGLHFAHELKDFDGTPLNVVHRDVSPQNIFLTYEGTTKLLDFGIAKASDSKSRTEVGIIKGKLAYMSPEQAMSGQLDRRADIFSVGAILWRVVTGKRLWAGTSEVAALHALAGRDIPPPLPQRGIPPELVRICQKAMAADPAARYPTAIALHAELERVIASLGGATSAGVADMVSKAFAERRREVKATIEARLSASPSMTGITHVAQLPRLEPSTATGTVEVDAIPLPPSVPARPSRTNWGLAGAGAAIAVGIVAAALIARAPSAGAPEVAASASAAPVLATAPMTELTFDVSPTNAQVFVDDVLLLGRPPRGTFPQDGREHKIRAESPGFSAKTSDVKFGASSVHVEVTLEKERRAAAPAPPTPAAQARPQAARARVAPVPVAAPISPAPPPPPASPSPPPPPSPRVVEPSGPTHALDKDDPWKK